From Erigeron canadensis isolate Cc75 chromosome 5, C_canadensis_v1, whole genome shotgun sequence:
tacactatcataatcgaagtttttgccacttccagaatgtatagcgggcttatgactgacaatcttgacatttgttcccaaatcaactttgccggtctgtttgttgtaaacccgtcgaattgatgttcccgatttataacccatgagaaatccctcttcaacctttgaatcaaactttgactgaggtagatacttcaagaaagtacacggtacaccaaatggttcaacattctgtaaattcggtttcttcttatgtagaagctcacaACATGTCTTATtgtgacgcttaactacagtaaccctatttaaaatatgacaagttgtattcaccgcttccgcccaaaacatagtagaaGCCCTGAATCtacaagcatagttctggctgtctcgattagagtcttATTCTTCCTTTCACCAACTCCATTCTATtttggttcatacggagaactgtattgatgttggattcccattgacaaacaaaagacatccatcaaattattcttgaattcagttccgttgtcgaacctgattctcttaacacgaactacataaatgttttcagttttgacaaagaaatttatcaaaatctgcggagtttcatctttcgatttaagaaagaatacccatgagaatctcgagtaatcatcagtaaccaccaaacagtaatacatcccaccgatacttcttacatttactagACCAAATAAacccatgtgaagtaactcgaaaggattggcaatagaattttcttatttcggtttatgtgcagacttttgctgtttacctttcagacaaggtacacatttgtcttccattccaaaccgtttcatgggaacgccgtcaaccaaaccatgtttgacaatgtcattcatctttcggaaattgatatgtcccattcttctatgccatagtaacgattcagattcgtttgcttttgataacaagcaaacagactcctctggattatcaacacctaacacaaggccatagatgtctctcttcctaggagctttcagcaggatccaatctttaggaataacatatcctggtttcaataaaagtgtttctttctcattaaaatggacagtgttacccatgtcacaaatctgagaaacacttaataaattatgtgataactgttccacataattgactttctccagcgtaatcttcccattgacaacatcaccttggcccgagatgtagccgcccttgggacctgcgaaactaacaaacgacccatttacatcttcataattggacaaaatgTTCTTGTCCcgtgtcatgtgccgagagcatccactgtcaacataccaaagactaataggcttccttggttctccctgcacattagacgataagatggttagtttctgaagggaacccaaaccttttgaggtttaggtttgccgaattcatctctaataattaattaggtccaatatccatcgctctttaatggagccttggatgaagatggtgtcacagactgtttcttaggtgaagtgaaacgagtcttaggagatgaattccttggtgagtgagtaccaaatctaggttgacttcctaatcgatcatagaatttagacgaactattaattctaacaggaggagatcgattttgttgagccatcttcctaggtgaattactcctttgaggtgtacgagaacgactcggacttacactactagaagtagtattctgtgaaggtccctgtcgttttggagtcttagatctactaacaatagactctccatatgacacatttctaagtaacttaacataattctgtgcatttttattatcaggatgtctttttgcatactcctcataataatcctttttatatgcactcataaattttggtgcagttacttgttcaactagtttacccttccctttaggattaggaatatcactaacatcctttgacttgacttgactgtcattcttaggattcttgaccttcctatttggacattcaatagctatatggcctttctcatGACAAGTATAGtatttctttacttgttgttttctagattgaccattttctatttcagggattggtataccatactccttcatttcatttatggtatcaagcgtctgtattgcttatccatatttgttattggtttaaaaggagcataatgtctatccttatatggaatttgttcagctaaccattcttctttattttccacacaccaaactttattaATTCTTGATTtcggttcaatcctatttatagatacttctttatcataaaaaactgatcacagtctttcaatgtgtagtatactacttcaatGTGTAGTCTTTCAATGGTatcaagctgccattgtagatccatttcttctatatcatcaggatctatttgattgtaatcctcatcaattactgtaggatcagtaacctttccctcaataaatgcttcatgagcattacaaaaggctgagtaaatactcattcttccttctgcagaactcatactcattggcatagaatggaaagattgtacattgctcttaacatttgaatttgtattgtcataagcaacatatccagcaataccatcagcatctactattggtgtagcttctgcaccacttagaaatgcattatttcctgagctggaacttgctaaatgaacagacttagcatgatataaggatggatcttgtgtaaaatccgagtgagtgtctttaatccttctcttcatgtctctgttcttcagcttggagactaccttctcaaaatcccatgtactctattcctgatcatcttgaagttgatgaacataatcagtccaagttttaggcagtgaatccagaaacttatcaactagctcagtttgaggataaacaacttcaaagtatgacaactcagtggtcagatgactgaatcgaataataatctcgtcaagagattcccctttcagtccattaaaggctttatactgacgcttgagaagcttgatacggtttttcttcaaggttacatcgccctcacaatatctttcgagagcatcccataaatcctttgaagtagtgtactttttaaacagatgtacactatcttgaggcaaggccatagtaagaatagacaatgcctttccctcaacagcgtatcttttacgttcttcaataggcatatcagcataagtatacctactgatcactccgttcttctcatatgaaggccaatcaaaaccttgagttattactagctacatttccatgtcagtgagatgaatgtagtcttcaaaacgtctcttccacatccaataattttccatacggaaaagctttggaggtgtattaccccgaccaacctcatgatcgtgcatgatcatctggctgataagtaaggcatcgAGTGAGTTTGTGGCAGCTGGTAaggtcgtcatttcgaatcttttgaattcaagtaaaacGAAAAAACTACTTAATGTATatcacgaaggacacgtggcacgaagttcgtatagcacgaaggacaTGTGGCACGAAGTTCGTCTAGCATGAAGTACAATACacaagtcacgacctaagtcacgaagagtaGTTCAGGCTGACGTGGGACGAAGTGGATACGAAGTCTGCTGGGTGACATAAGCACGAACACAAAGTTCACTTCatgctgacgtatgcacgaagtaacacgaagaagagcacgaacttgatcaaaaaaacacgaatttcgaattgattttgcaacAATAGAGaatcaaacaatcttaaaccttctggtaatcaaccttagggctctgatgcaatttgtaaggtgccctattgttgcatggatcgtaataagatgcgattcattatgtcaagagtgcggaatcctcttgagataactagattgctattgccttttgttaattaataagtaattaagcaacccaaggagatgcacaaggcttgtggtggTGTAGAAGAatacacgaaggaacaaataaccttaactcgtaaattcgtgaatatctatcaagaattcgtaaatcattaacctaatttggtagattaggtcttgtatttatactaattcatattgggttgtgtgggcttcggccttaatcgcgTAATTAGGCCCGCATTAACCATAAGTCaattcacctcgtgctgacgtcagcacgagggtaatccttcatgctgatgacgtcagcacgagggacgtgcctttgactctttgtttgacttcgtttggctcgtacataacatccaatcatcgtttaagtgttctacaacacttataaaccttgattctatgttcttgtacctgcaaaataatatataacacacaagcacaatataaaacataaacagatataatattgaagttcatacgtaatcattaaatgtcaacataagttcttatttaaatgattacacacaagttcctaaaaacataaacaataatcaaatctatgttgcgattgtcacaacgaatctgcatctacaaaaagtatgaacatttgtcacaatttagagctgttGTCCGATCAATagtgggtgctgagatccatctggcagaaaattatgacaacttctctaagttccatgtcaaactcttcagagaagggaactttactgatgaaagaaaagacacttcaatcagggcttttgggtggtcagaattaagagagattggtctttcattcagaggtaaagatgtctcccaggatgttaaatactttatgaagaggattggcaaggaatagatgaggaaggaattgatggagatggaactgggcttaaggacttctcttactacgtcttcatctccaggtgtaaagaggaaggccactgaagagccagctgggcatgctgaaaagaaaaaggcctgactctgatattgtacttgtatttattttatgttgataaaattgtaactttcctccagttgatatCTGTAAATTTAAGTTGCAATTCTCTTTTTTTTACAATGTacaaatctggattccaccaatgatctataaagtggctctccagaaattcaaattagacttagtcaaactTTTCAAGGATTCTTCAAACACAaatttgtatagataaaagcttgaaaatccttgcataatttctaaacaaatagggggaatttgttagctccagatttactggactcgctccagacgtgactactggagccctctaaagatttgtccagaaattatgtgaagaccagtgaacaacttacttgtatagaaatctggattccaccagatttgttcactggacttcactccagtcaagatccttccactgaagaacattcttactgaagtcgaagactgaggTCTGAAGAAaaaagtctgacaaatagcggagctcattagaagacttaccagatctcctgactggagtccttgtcagtgttctagaccttacaagtctgaacactgattacgaggaattgactttatgcctttacatgcctttaaccggacaatccatttgtcttttgttaaaagtcttacacgcatgtaaaggtagttggttaattagaagacaagtcactatcatgtgactttattcttgtactttaatcaatgcttttaaggaattaaagtaatttccttaaatgcatgtaaccatatttgtacggcaaaaagaatattctatttattctttttgcctataaataccaagtcacttcctcgtccaaattacatacttttgcaatttgatgtctttgctcaaatactctcgatctaaacagtcatacttcacaactttaagtatttcgatcaaagagtttatttagcaaagattagatcacttgtaattcataggttgtttagatacttactttgtaatatgttgttccgcaacaaccttgtattttatttaacatcaataaataaaatacacttgaaaattacattgtgtctcaccatttacttgcttatcttcatattgcttaagtacgtattacgttatatatattcttgcatttatatttatcgtaatactagtccaatctagtgcttacttgacgttttatactagtcctatctagtgattacttgacttgttattctacacttgtgggttaaaccatcaagtgagggactttaCATGCCCTCATTGAAAATCTAAAGACTCATACTTAAATCTGTGACCTGAGCAAAACAATACTGAGCAAAACAATACTAAAAACAGGAAAACTTGAAATCAGTCTAATTGTTCTATCTGTGAAATTTTGAATGCATCTGTTCAAACTGATATTGAAGTTGTAAATGTTTCTCTGCAAACTGAATGTGCTTAAAATGAATGTGATGTTGGTTCTATTGATCCAAATGATATCTATTTTGATACATCAATTCCTAAGTTTTCTGAGGACACTCAAActtatttaatgaatttaatgatgtggtcaaaaagtttgaaaatgaaAAGGATCGACGGATAAAAGTGGTTGAGGAACTCAACAAAGTCAAAGTGGAATTAACTTTGACAAGCTTGAAACTTCAATCATTTTTGGACAAAGAAAAAGCATCAAAATCATTTAAACAAAGTTCAACTCCGACAGAGTTGACTAAAACAAGTGTGAAATTGGAAACAAAATCTCAGCAATTCAATGATTTTATGGATagaaatcataaatttaatccTGCTTTTGAAAAACTCtttgagaaaaaggaaaacaaacctACTTTTGCTGAGATAAGGAATCCAAAACCATACTCGTCATTCAACATGCATCACTAGAAGATTTTCAGATTGGATTTGAGTTGGTGAAGAGCAAGATTAATGTCCCGTATCCAGATGAAAGTCTTTATACAAAAGACATTGAAAGATTGAACATTGGTCATGTTCTCGAAAAACCAACACTTGGTGTAGTATTTCTTAACAGcaggaagaagaagataaagACGTGTGACCTTGCTTTTTACTCCGATGGAACCATTGAATTCTGCAAAAATGTGCTATTTTGCTTATCTGAATATGAAGAGTCAGATCAGAAGAAAGCTCTACACGATAAagtaatcagcaagattgataaaAGGCTGGGTTTCAGAAAGAGTATTAGAATGTTAAAGGAAGCGAAGAATGTTAAGAAATCCAAGTACATCGAGAGGAGGAGAAGAGGATACTGGATCAAGTATGAACCTAGTAATGTTTTGGGACCACACAACATTCCTCCTAGAAACTATGAAGCAAACATGGTGGTTCTTGATGATAAACCTGAAGGTGAAAACTGGTTCTGGCATACACATGAGAAAAGACCAAGCAATCGAGCTTAAAGACTTTTGAATCTGGGATacatttttgacaaatcactactaagggggagattgttagaaatataactTCTAGTTgttgatttgtatgtttataatgttttgtactTATTTTGTAATTCTCTTAAGTATGGAAGGGGGtctagtgtaaattgtataggaAGTATATAAAGCCCCCTCCAAAGCTTTGAATTGTAACTTTTGATCACATTTCATGCtatccaatctttccactctcTCACATTTCTCTCTCGGCgcatacacacactaacacacacataacctccattaacacacactaaaactcATAGAAAAGCTTAATTACATACTTTACAACCTTACGgagcataaagttacaaaatcaatcacAGTGACTTTTGGATCTATATCACTCCAACCAATCTTGTAATAGTCATGCTTAATACTGTCCTTGCGATACGCCTTACAGggcataaagttacaaaatcaatcacagtgattttaaaatcaaaattactcCAATCAATCTTATAATAGTCATGCTTGGTCCGGCAGATGCAATATACCCTACTgagcatgaaatttaaaagtcaatCATAGTAATCTTTAGGAGTAAAGTTACTCTAATCAACCTTAGAATATCCATACTTAGTCAGTTACATGCAATAGGTTCTAGAAGAAGCAATTACTACTGAAGAGATcggatatagcaaatgagtaaacttaaatgccatattTGATATTCATTTCTCTTGCAATAACGACTCCCCCTTTaaccattattttatttttgtgttgcattttttgattttccacATTGAGAAGGTTCAAAAAGGAACAATTACTACTGAAGAGATCGGATACAGCAAATGAAtaaacttaaatgccatattGAATAGTCATTTCTCTTGTAGTAACGACTCTCCCTTTAATcattattctatttttgtattGCATTTTCTGAATATAGGTcggttcttgagagagaaaaactAAGGGCTTCTCATTCCAGTTAACTGGACTAGAAACTCAAAACGTGATCGATCAAAGACCTTAGTGTAACCATCATAAGTGAATCACCATTGCATATTCATCATACGATAACATCTATTAACTTATGTTATCACAAATGATTTATTAATGagcataaaataaagtaatactttatatatactcatttttttcaaaaacgttcctttataaataaattataaatcaacattCATGAGACTTGCACTATGATTTACAATGAAGAAAATACAAAAGAAGTACGATAACCAACTATGTTATCTCAAAAGGTGTGCCCAGAACTCAGACACCGATCACCGAAATAGCATGGTCCTCCTTGACTGTTTCTCTGCACGAAAGATAATCGCCTAGTTGCGAAACGGTACCTAAGCCTCAATAGACTTGAATTTATCGTATTTATCTTTCACATAGACATTCGTACAATATCCATCACCCTCAGTGGAAGTCCTGGATTTTGAAGTCTGTCTCTTGTTTCTTGGCACCCTCTTAGGAGGTAACTCAATCTTTCTCCTGGGACTATGCTTTTGAAACATTGAGGAATGACCAGTCTTAACCGTTCTTGTGAAACGATCATAAAAGCATGTATCATCTTCACCAACACGATTAAAGACTTCTCATTTTGGAGTGGAATTCCTCTTTTGAGTCTTGTTATGAGCTTGGCCACCATTTGAAGGTTTCGTTGTAGATACACTTCTTGGCTTTCCATGCTCCTTAGCAACATTACTTGAGGTATTTCTAGAAGTATGATCTTCAAAGTATTTCTTCTTATAATCCCTTGTAAATGTTGGATTTGAAGTACTAATTCGACTATTTCGAGGTGAACCACTCCGTTCGGGTGAGTCACTTTGAGAAAGCTTTTTAGGTGAAACACTCGTTGACCTATCTTCAACATGTTTACCTTTATTATTTCTCAACTGAACATCCACATCTTCGACATATCTGTCACTTGAATAATTAGAATGTCTTGATCTACTTGATTTACCCTTCTGAGGACATATACTTGCCACATGTCCCTTTTCCCGGCAAGTGAAGCAAGAGATTCTATTAATATTTTTCATTCTCTGCCTTTTACCCTTAACATGGTAAGGTGGATTCCTATCTTGCTCAGTCAAGGTATGAGAACTTTGATCTTTAGATGTCATCCCTTGTAGCTTCAATTTTGCAGACTGCTCAGGAGCAACTTCTGATTGAGTAGTTAGATAAGTTCTTTGATGGTAGTTGGATAACTTCAATTTTGAGGACTTTTGATGGTATTCTTTGATGTCATATAATCCTTCTCTCTTTCATTAAGTCTAATCTTGTCTGAGAGTTCCTTTTCTCTTCTAGTCAAGATGTTCACTTGCTGTCTTAAGAGTGATTTTTCTTCTTGATCCTCATCTATCCTCTTTTGTAAATCATCAATCCTTGGATATAACTCACATGaagttttagatattttaagattatctttacaaacatcaattaatgaATGCAAAGAGAAATATATTCGTTGCTCAGGAGCATGCAAATCTATCATAAAGGTAACTAGATCCTTTACTCCCAAGTTTTCTGGAATCTTTACATTTTGAACCTTTGAAGTTTCTTCCTTTGAACAGTTATCACCATCTTTTATACTTGATGCATCAACATTTGAAGGTGATTTTTCAACTAAGGTGAAGGGAACATTTTCATCAGTAGGGTTTGTTGATTCTTGAGAGGATGTTTCATCCGAATGAACATTATAGCTTCTTGAATCAACTTCAGCAAGACaagcatcatcttcttcattgacATTTAAACTCCAGTCATACGATTTGTCTTGTTGTTGAATCACCAAAGCTCTTGAGTCACTTTGACTAACTAAGCTTTGGTTTCCACTAGACCCATCATTATATGACTTTTGTCTTGAGATGTTTGAAGATGAATGTACTATCCCACCTTGATTGACGTTCTAACGAGTCACAAGATAGGTCCAAAGGATCAATTTTCTCATAGTCCTCATCTATAAGGCTAGGGTCTTGAACCTTTCCTTGGACAAACTATTcatatgatgtcacaaatgacaCAAGAACGGATAAGTGACTTTCCGCACATTTGACACTTATAGGCACGGTGGAACTAGTACTGGAGGTAGGATATTCAcggttgtaacaccccgctaaagcagaatatacgggatgcacaaaTAAGCACAAtcgcacacagtacaagttccaacacagccattacA
This genomic window contains:
- the LOC122601337 gene encoding uncharacterized protein LOC122601337, whose protein sequence is MTSKDQSSHTLTEQDRNPPYHVKGKRQRMKNINRISCFTCREKGHVASICPQKGKSSRSRHSNYSSDRYVEDVDVQLRNNKGKHVEDRSTSVSPKKLSQSDSPERSGSPRNSRISTSNPTFTRDYKKKYFEDHTSRNTSSNVAKEHGKPRSVSTTKPSNGGQAHNKTQKRNSTPK